A genome region from Arachidicoccus soli includes the following:
- a CDS encoding MFS transporter: MKYKKIYPWVLVALLWGVGLLNYMDRQMLATMRPAMQIDIAELKSATNFGILMGIFLWIYGFMSPVAGIIADRINKKWLIVGSLFVWSGVTYGMGYATTFNQLYWLRAIMGVSEALYIPTALALIADFHRDKTRSLAIGIHMTGLYIGSALGGFGATVAAAYTWHITFHSFGLMGIGYAILCLLFLKGKNPDEEVTGNTISNSKNKNPLHDLKLILRNPSFWIILLFFATLSLPGWATKNWLPTLFAKSLHIPMSQAGPMATITISVASLIGVIFGGIFSDRWVQKNVRGRVYTSAIGLALTIPSLLLLGFGTNVYHIIAAGVCFGFGYGLFDANNMPILCQFVSSKHRGTAYGIMNMVGVFFGAYITELLGKATDNHSLGKSFAMLSIVVFIVLVVQLYFLRPKVNDFSD; encoded by the coding sequence ATGAAATATAAAAAAATATATCCTTGGGTATTGGTAGCGCTATTGTGGGGTGTAGGGTTATTAAATTATATGGATCGGCAGATGCTTGCCACCATGCGGCCAGCCATGCAAATAGATATTGCAGAGTTAAAATCAGCTACCAACTTTGGTATATTGATGGGTATTTTTTTATGGATTTATGGTTTTATGAGCCCGGTAGCCGGAATTATCGCGGATAGAATCAATAAAAAATGGTTGATAGTAGGTAGCTTATTTGTATGGTCCGGTGTTACTTATGGCATGGGCTATGCTACTACCTTCAATCAATTGTATTGGTTGCGAGCGATAATGGGCGTGAGTGAGGCATTGTACATCCCTACCGCCTTAGCATTAATAGCGGACTTTCACAGGGACAAAACGAGATCTTTGGCCATTGGTATTCATATGACCGGCCTATACATCGGTTCAGCATTAGGGGGCTTCGGCGCTACTGTTGCTGCGGCTTATACTTGGCATATAACCTTTCATTCTTTTGGATTGATGGGTATCGGTTACGCAATTCTTTGCCTTCTTTTCTTAAAGGGAAAAAACCCGGATGAAGAAGTTACTGGCAACACTATTTCAAATTCAAAAAACAAAAACCCATTACATGATTTAAAACTGATACTACGCAACCCTTCTTTTTGGATTATATTATTATTCTTTGCCACACTTAGTCTACCCGGGTGGGCCACGAAGAACTGGCTGCCTACCTTATTTGCCAAAAGCCTGCATATACCTATGTCTCAGGCAGGACCCATGGCTACGATTACTATTTCGGTTGCCTCCTTAATCGGTGTGATTTTCGGAGGTATATTTTCTGACAGATGGGTGCAAAAAAATGTACGTGGCAGAGTCTATACAAGCGCTATAGGCCTTGCGCTTACCATACCTTCATTATTATTGTTGGGCTTTGGAACAAATGTATATCATATCATAGCTGCGGGTGTCTGTTTTGGTTTTGGATACGGATTATTTGATGCGAATAACATGCCCATTCTTTGTCAATTTGTATCTTCAAAACATAGAGGAACAGCTTACGGTATTATGAATATGGTAGGTGTATTTTTTGGAGCTTATATTACGGAACTACTCGGAAAAGCTACTGATAATCATAGCTTAGGTAAAAGCTTTGCCATGCTTTCGATAGTCGTATTTATTGTCTTGGTTGTCCAATTGTATTTTCTCCGACCAAAAGTTAATGATTTCTCAGATTAA
- a CDS encoding Kelch repeat-containing protein, translating to MKSLLFSTAILFSTMVPSCLESSIHNKKVMLQFEWKMAGHLPKNLDGSPSAGLAGAVVGISNDIFLVGGGSNFSGKLPWEGGKKQFYKEVFAFKREGDRLVLVKRGLILPYTLAYSANCTTGKGIVVAGGENENGTTDKVLLLNWNEASQNIEIGTLPDLPQSLSAGAVAVDGNTIYFAGGQNANGASNQLYKLNLEDTSKGWQVLPSLKKPVAYSVLYVQSNGKDKCLYLVGGRKMNIDSTSDLYNDVYQFNLKTNQWSQKASLPYALSAHTGLAFGENTLLVFSGDQGKTFHKTEDLLMQISKEKNATAKQLLIAEKNKLQENHPGFSHEVLAYNTVSDTWKAIDSIPFVGQVTTTALLWGNEVVIPCGEIRAGVRSADIIIGAIKSQ from the coding sequence ATGAAATCTTTACTATTTTCTACAGCTATATTATTTTCTACCATGGTACCATCCTGTTTAGAATCTTCTATTCACAATAAAAAAGTAATGCTTCAATTTGAATGGAAGATGGCCGGCCATTTACCTAAGAACCTTGATGGCTCACCTTCTGCTGGCCTGGCTGGTGCAGTTGTGGGTATTAGCAATGATATCTTTTTAGTGGGCGGCGGTTCAAATTTCTCCGGTAAACTTCCTTGGGAAGGAGGGAAAAAACAGTTTTATAAAGAGGTTTTTGCATTTAAAAGAGAAGGAGATAGGCTCGTCCTCGTAAAACGGGGTTTGATATTGCCCTACACGCTTGCTTACAGTGCTAATTGCACAACTGGCAAAGGAATTGTAGTTGCTGGTGGGGAGAACGAAAATGGAACGACTGATAAAGTTTTATTACTGAATTGGAATGAGGCTTCGCAAAATATCGAAATTGGTACCTTGCCTGATTTGCCTCAAAGCCTTTCGGCTGGGGCAGTTGCGGTAGACGGAAATACTATTTATTTTGCAGGCGGGCAAAATGCAAATGGAGCTTCCAACCAATTGTACAAGCTCAATCTGGAAGATACAAGTAAAGGTTGGCAAGTTTTACCTTCATTAAAAAAGCCTGTTGCCTATTCTGTTTTGTATGTTCAATCAAACGGGAAAGATAAATGCCTATATTTAGTTGGTGGTAGAAAAATGAATATAGATTCTACCAGTGATTTATATAATGATGTTTATCAATTTAATTTAAAAACAAATCAATGGTCCCAGAAAGCATCTTTGCCGTATGCACTCTCTGCTCATACCGGCCTGGCTTTTGGTGAGAATACCTTGTTGGTTTTTAGCGGCGATCAAGGGAAAACTTTTCATAAAACAGAAGATTTGCTAATGCAAATTTCAAAAGAAAAAAATGCGACTGCTAAACAGCTATTAATTGCAGAAAAGAATAAATTACAAGAAAATCATCCGGGCTTTTCGCATGAAGTTTTGGCATATAATACGGTTAGCGATACATGGAAAGCCATTGACTCCATTCCGTTTGTAGGACAAGTAACGACTACGGCATTGTTATGGGGAAATGAGGTGGTTATTCCTTGTGGTGAAATTAGAGCCGGCGTGCGTTCGGCAGACATTATTATTGGTGCCATCAAAAGCCAATAA
- a CDS encoding dihydrodipicolinate synthase family protein encodes MKIQKIQGLIAAPFTAMDVEGKLNLSLVKDYYAFLKRNDIKGAFINGSTGEGVSLTLDEKKLHAEAWAAATKDDDEFKVITLVGGTCLADCIDLATHAQAQGLYATAFTAPFYFKPNVNALAEVCKIVADAIPGMPFYYYHIPVLTGVNVAMYDLLNAIDGKIENFAGVKYTHEDFMDFLSCLSLENGKYDMLWGRDENMLSALILGSKGAVGSTYNYAAPLYNNLIAAYENNDFELARKLQQQSIDMIRLLGKYGGIATGKAFMKLIGLDCGEFRLPVKNMTKERFELFKSDVDGVGFQSFKSV; translated from the coding sequence ATGAAAATACAAAAAATACAAGGGCTTATTGCCGCTCCTTTTACAGCAATGGATGTAGAGGGAAAACTTAACTTATCTTTGGTTAAGGACTATTATGCTTTCTTAAAACGCAATGATATAAAAGGCGCATTCATAAATGGTTCTACAGGCGAAGGCGTTTCTCTTACATTAGATGAGAAAAAATTACATGCAGAAGCATGGGCTGCTGCAACCAAAGATGATGATGAATTTAAAGTAATTACATTAGTAGGTGGAACTTGCCTTGCCGATTGTATTGATTTAGCTACACATGCGCAAGCTCAAGGGCTTTATGCAACCGCTTTTACTGCACCTTTTTATTTTAAACCCAATGTAAATGCTTTAGCGGAAGTATGCAAAATTGTTGCGGATGCTATTCCGGGTATGCCATTTTATTACTATCATATACCGGTGCTTACCGGTGTAAATGTAGCGATGTATGATTTGTTGAATGCGATAGATGGTAAGATTGAAAACTTTGCCGGTGTAAAATATACACACGAAGATTTTATGGATTTTCTTTCTTGTTTAAGCTTGGAAAATGGAAAATATGATATGCTTTGGGGTAGAGATGAGAATATGTTATCTGCATTGATACTCGGCTCAAAAGGCGCAGTAGGCAGCACTTACAACTATGCAGCACCTTTGTATAATAATTTAATTGCCGCCTATGAAAACAATGATTTTGAATTAGCCAGAAAGCTACAACAACAATCTATTGATATGATTCGCCTTTTGGGAAAATATGGTGGTATTGCTACAGGTAAAGCCTTTATGAAATTGATAGGATTGGATTGCGGTGAATTTCGGTTGCCGGTAAAAAATATGACGAAAGAGCGATTTGAGTTATTTAAAAGTGACGTTGACGGCGTAGGGTTTCAAAGTTTCAAATCAGTGTAA
- a CDS encoding RagB/SusD family nutrient uptake outer membrane protein, giving the protein MKKYKSYIYLLLGPAFLFAFNSCQKQLNEVLPQDQISTSLALTDPNAAQTLYTGVYARFRAYNNTFFALGEMRSEIWTDGLYTESGDGGYQQLYDQNISALNAPYGNWAGFYALIYQINNVINIFPKTPLPVAQRTKELAEMYGLRAYVYYTMLKTWGAVPLVTEPIQHIANAAETYKPRASADSVMMQIKSDIEQSLTLFNNDNSFPSGNRVYWNRLATLTLKGDVYLWSGTLMGGGNADLTTAKNALQEVENLQGSTLNLDTNYADIFDPNKKANNPEIIFALSYELSQATQGTFSEFTVNSIQATTLSFAQAESPTVSSVYPYVGGANRVGMNQAMITKLTSGPADQRIANSFKVMYSTSAPYNVRGVMLTKWIGSTSGTTQVYNNDFPIYRYADVLLLMAEAKAKLGEDPSAEINLIRLRAYGNSFIPFVSGSVDDNMQAVLEEELREFIGEGQRWWALRRAGDKWVYHYINPQYLSATTVNSGHGPTLELPITVSMLNSYPLLTQTHGY; this is encoded by the coding sequence ATGAAAAAGTATAAATCATATATTTATCTCTTGCTTGGACCTGCTTTTCTTTTTGCTTTCAACTCTTGTCAAAAGCAATTAAATGAAGTGCTTCCACAAGATCAGATAAGTACATCCCTAGCGCTTACAGACCCCAATGCGGCACAAACATTATATACCGGCGTATATGCCAGATTCAGAGCATACAACAATACTTTCTTTGCTCTGGGTGAAATGCGCTCAGAGATATGGACTGATGGGCTTTACACAGAATCTGGGGACGGCGGTTATCAGCAATTGTATGATCAAAATATAAGTGCATTAAATGCACCTTATGGGAATTGGGCAGGTTTTTACGCATTGATTTACCAAATAAATAATGTAATTAATATTTTCCCGAAAACACCATTACCCGTTGCACAAAGAACAAAAGAATTGGCAGAAATGTATGGTTTAAGAGCCTATGTTTATTATACGATGCTGAAAACTTGGGGTGCTGTTCCACTCGTTACTGAACCAATTCAACATATTGCTAATGCTGCTGAAACATATAAGCCAAGAGCTTCTGCAGATTCTGTAATGATGCAAATTAAAAGCGATATTGAGCAATCTCTTACCTTGTTTAACAATGATAATTCTTTCCCTTCCGGGAATCGTGTCTATTGGAATAGGTTAGCTACCCTTACTTTAAAAGGAGATGTTTATCTTTGGTCAGGAACATTAATGGGGGGCGGAAATGCTGATTTAACGACGGCAAAAAATGCTTTACAAGAAGTCGAAAATTTGCAAGGAAGTACTTTAAATTTAGATACTAATTATGCAGATATTTTCGACCCAAATAAAAAAGCGAATAACCCAGAGATAATATTTGCTTTGAGCTACGAACTTAGTCAGGCTACGCAAGGAACCTTCTCTGAGTTTACTGTTAATAGTATTCAAGCGACTACGTTATCCTTTGCTCAGGCTGAATCTCCTACAGTTTCATCTGTATATCCTTATGTTGGTGGCGCAAACAGGGTTGGAATGAATCAAGCCATGATTACCAAGTTGACAAGTGGACCGGCTGATCAGCGAATTGCAAATTCATTTAAAGTAATGTATTCTACAAGTGCTCCCTATAATGTTCGTGGTGTAATGCTTACCAAATGGATTGGTTCAACTTCTGGAACAACGCAGGTTTATAATAATGATTTTCCCATTTATCGTTATGCCGATGTATTATTATTGATGGCTGAGGCTAAAGCGAAGTTAGGTGAGGATCCTTCGGCTGAAATAAATTTGATTAGACTGCGGGCATACGGCAATTCTTTTATACCTTTTGTAAGTGGAAGTGTCGATGACAATATGCAAGCAGTATTGGAAGAAGAGTTAAGGGAATTTATTGGTGAAGGTCAGCGTTGGTGGGCTTTGAGAAGAGCCGGTGATAAATGGGTCTATCATTATATTAATCCTCAATATTTGTCTGCAACTACCGTTAATTCCGGTCATGGCCCAACATTGGAATTGCCTATTACGGTTTCCATGCTCAACAGCTATCCATTATTAACGCAAACACATGGGTATTAA